The following are from one region of the Streptomyces rubrogriseus genome:
- a CDS encoding SDR family oxidoreductase: protein MTHHASTPSTPLLVTGGTGTLGGHVVPLLREAGHDVRVLTRQTRPATGHGVTYVTGDLRTGEGVEAAVDGVHTVLHLAGGPKGDDEATRTLVRAAARADVRHLAYISVVGADRVPLAWLRTKLESERAIADSGLGWTVLRAAQFHELTLTMIEKMTRLPVLPVPGGLRLQPVAAREVAVRLAELTLAEPSGRVPDLTGPEVLDLATLARSYLDLRGGRRRPKLPVRIPGKAGRAYRSGQNLTLEDALVGKVTWAEFLAERAVV, encoded by the coding sequence ATGACGCACCACGCCTCGACCCCCAGCACGCCCCTCCTGGTCACCGGAGGCACCGGCACCCTCGGCGGCCACGTCGTCCCGCTGCTGCGGGAGGCCGGCCACGACGTCCGCGTCCTCACCCGGCAGACCCGCCCCGCCACCGGTCACGGCGTCACGTACGTCACCGGCGACCTGCGCACCGGTGAGGGCGTCGAGGCCGCCGTCGACGGCGTGCACACCGTGCTCCACCTGGCGGGCGGCCCCAAGGGCGACGACGAGGCGACCCGCACCCTGGTCCGCGCCGCCGCCCGCGCGGACGTACGGCACCTCGCGTACATCTCGGTCGTCGGAGCCGACCGCGTCCCCCTCGCCTGGCTGCGGACCAAGCTGGAGTCGGAGCGGGCGATCGCCGACTCGGGCCTCGGCTGGACGGTGCTGCGCGCGGCCCAGTTCCACGAGCTGACCCTGACGATGATTGAGAAGATGACCCGGCTGCCGGTGCTCCCGGTGCCCGGCGGGCTGCGTCTGCAACCGGTGGCCGCCCGCGAGGTCGCCGTACGCCTGGCCGAGCTGACCCTCGCCGAGCCGTCCGGCCGGGTGCCCGACCTGACCGGACCCGAGGTCCTCGATCTGGCCACGCTGGCCCGTTCCTATCTGGACCTGCGCGGCGGGCGCCGGCGCCCGAAGCTGCCGGTGCGCATTCCCGGGAAAGCGGGGCGCGCGTACCGTTCTGGCCAGAATCTCACGCTGGAAGACGCGCTGGTCGGCAAGGTGACGTGGGCCGAATTCCTGGCGGAGAGGGCGGTCGTATGA
- a CDS encoding NAD(P)-dependent alcohol dehydrogenase gives MTTVAAYAAPAAKAPLERTTIERREVREHDVLIDIKFAGICHSDIHQVREGWGEAIFPMVPGHEIAGIVSAVGPGVTKFAVGDRVGVGCMVDSCRECENCKAGREQYCTGGNVMTYNGVGKDGEPTYGGYSEKVVVDENFVLGIPEGISLDEAAPLLCAGITTYSPLRRWNAGPGKKVAVVGLGGLGHMAVKLAHALGAEVTVLSQSLRKKDDGLKLGADHYYATSDPATFEELAGTFDLIVSTVSAPLDFGAYLGLLKTEGTLANVGAPEEPVSLNLFALLGGGKSLTGSMIGGIAETQEMLDFCAEHGIGAEIELIAASEINEAYERVLSSDVRYRFVIDTATI, from the coding sequence ATGACCACTGTCGCCGCGTACGCAGCACCCGCCGCCAAGGCACCGCTGGAGCGCACCACCATCGAGCGGCGCGAGGTGCGGGAACACGACGTCCTGATCGACATCAAGTTCGCCGGCATCTGCCACTCCGACATCCACCAGGTCCGCGAGGGCTGGGGCGAGGCCATCTTCCCGATGGTCCCCGGCCACGAGATCGCGGGCATCGTCTCCGCGGTCGGCCCCGGTGTCACCAAGTTCGCCGTCGGCGACCGGGTGGGCGTCGGCTGCATGGTCGACTCCTGCCGCGAGTGCGAGAACTGCAAGGCCGGCCGCGAGCAGTACTGCACGGGCGGCAACGTGATGACGTACAACGGCGTCGGCAAGGACGGCGAGCCCACCTACGGCGGCTACTCCGAGAAGGTCGTCGTCGACGAGAACTTCGTCCTCGGCATCCCCGAGGGCATCTCCCTGGACGAGGCCGCGCCCCTGCTGTGCGCCGGCATCACCACGTACTCCCCGCTCAGGCGCTGGAACGCGGGCCCCGGCAAGAAGGTCGCCGTCGTCGGCCTGGGCGGCCTCGGCCACATGGCCGTCAAGCTCGCGCACGCCCTGGGCGCCGAGGTGACCGTGCTGTCGCAGTCCCTGCGCAAGAAGGACGACGGTCTGAAGCTGGGCGCCGACCACTACTACGCCACCAGCGACCCGGCCACCTTCGAGGAGCTGGCGGGCACCTTCGACCTGATCGTCTCCACGGTCTCCGCGCCGCTCGACTTCGGCGCCTACCTGGGACTGCTGAAGACGGAGGGCACGCTGGCCAACGTCGGCGCCCCCGAGGAGCCCGTCTCCCTCAACCTGTTCGCGCTGCTCGGCGGCGGCAAGTCGCTGACCGGCTCCATGATCGGCGGCATCGCCGAGACCCAGGAGATGCTGGACTTCTGCGCGGAGCACGGCATCGGTGCCGAGATCGAGCTGATCGCCGCCTCCGAGATCAACGAGGCCTACGAGCGCGTCCTGTCCAGCGACGTGCGCTACCGCTTCGTGATCGACACCGCGACGATCTGA
- a CDS encoding helix-turn-helix domain-containing protein: protein MDGQLDRRAELSEFLRTRRARLKPEDVGLESYGRQRRVPGLRREELAQLAGVSVAYYTRLEQGNGQNVSAEVLDAIARALRLTDAEQAHLTHLAKPKQQRRRASAGRSQQRPVRVALLQLLESIDTVPAYVTGRRSEILAWNRMAAALFGDWGKLPAAERNWARLVFLNPDYRELFVDWDQKAYDMVSFLRMDAGRHPDDPRLSALVGELSVKSEEFRRLWATHDVKEKSYGVKRMRHPLVGDLTLSFETFRLVDDDEQAFITYHAEPGSPSAEALRLLASWGTDAAASLSA, encoded by the coding sequence ATGGATGGACAGCTTGACCGGCGGGCCGAACTGAGCGAGTTCCTGCGCACCCGGCGGGCCCGGCTCAAGCCGGAGGACGTGGGTCTGGAGTCGTACGGACGGCAGCGCAGGGTGCCCGGGCTGCGGCGCGAGGAGCTGGCGCAGCTGGCCGGGGTTTCGGTGGCGTACTACACGCGCCTCGAGCAGGGCAACGGGCAGAACGTGTCGGCGGAGGTCCTGGACGCCATCGCCCGCGCGCTGCGGCTGACCGACGCGGAGCAGGCCCACCTGACCCACCTGGCGAAGCCGAAGCAGCAGCGCAGGCGGGCGTCGGCGGGCCGGAGCCAGCAGCGACCGGTACGGGTGGCGCTGCTCCAGCTGCTGGAGTCGATCGACACGGTGCCCGCGTACGTGACGGGCCGCCGCTCCGAGATCCTCGCCTGGAACCGGATGGCCGCGGCCCTCTTCGGCGACTGGGGCAAGCTCCCGGCCGCCGAGCGGAACTGGGCGCGGCTGGTCTTCCTGAACCCGGACTACCGCGAGCTGTTCGTCGACTGGGACCAGAAGGCGTACGACATGGTCAGCTTCCTGCGCATGGACGCGGGCCGCCATCCGGACGACCCGCGCCTGTCCGCTCTGGTCGGCGAACTCTCCGTGAAGAGCGAGGAGTTCCGCCGCCTGTGGGCCACCCACGACGTCAAGGAGAAGAGCTACGGCGTCAAGCGGATGCGGCACCCGCTGGTCGGCGACCTGACCCTGTCCTTCGAGACGTTCCGCCTGGTCGACGACGACGAACAGGCCTTCATCACGTACCACGCGGAGCCCGGCTCACCGTCGGCGGAGGCACTGCGCCTGCTGGCGAGCTGGGGGACGGACGCGGCGGCTTCACTGTCGGCGTGA
- the sigJ gene encoding RNA polymerase sigma factor SigJ, translating into MTTRSAATTTRSAPVTGERRQLINVAYRMLGSLADAEDAVQEAYARWYAMPADRREAVVSPGAWLTTVVSRVCLNHLRSARTRREHYVGQWLPEPLADPAERTAARTPGIASDPADLITLDESVGMAFLVVLDSMSPAQRVAFVLHDVFRYPFPEVAGIVGRTPAACRRLASTARRAIRTAQETAATSTAQDAVVVRDLKRAWETNDVDALIRLLDPEVTAVGDGGGVVRTLEHPLRGSEPIARGLLRFGPRQSGQTLLERTVNGRPGLVGCQDGTVVTVYSFGVRDHRVRHLWAMRNPEKLRSWATAPAA; encoded by the coding sequence ATGACCACCCGATCCGCAGCAACGACCACCCGATCCGCGCCGGTCACCGGCGAGCGACGGCAACTGATCAACGTGGCCTACCGGATGCTCGGCTCGCTGGCCGACGCGGAGGACGCCGTCCAGGAGGCGTACGCCCGCTGGTACGCGATGCCCGCGGACCGGCGGGAAGCCGTCGTGTCCCCGGGGGCCTGGCTCACGACGGTCGTCAGCCGGGTCTGCCTCAACCACCTGCGCTCCGCCCGGACCCGGCGGGAGCACTACGTAGGTCAGTGGCTCCCCGAGCCGCTGGCCGACCCCGCCGAGCGGACCGCCGCACGCACACCCGGCATCGCCTCCGACCCGGCCGACCTGATCACCCTCGACGAGTCGGTCGGCATGGCCTTCCTGGTCGTCCTGGACTCGATGTCCCCCGCCCAGCGGGTCGCCTTCGTCCTCCACGACGTCTTCCGCTATCCGTTTCCCGAGGTGGCCGGGATCGTCGGCCGCACGCCGGCCGCCTGCCGCCGGCTGGCGTCCACGGCGCGCCGGGCGATCCGCACCGCGCAGGAGACCGCCGCCACGTCGACGGCGCAGGACGCGGTCGTCGTACGCGATCTCAAGCGGGCCTGGGAGACCAACGACGTCGACGCGCTCATCCGGCTCCTCGACCCCGAGGTGACCGCGGTCGGCGACGGCGGCGGTGTGGTGCGCACCCTGGAGCACCCGCTGCGGGGCAGCGAGCCGATCGCGCGCGGACTGCTCCGCTTCGGCCCGCGGCAGTCCGGGCAGACGCTGCTCGAACGCACGGTCAACGGGCGGCCCGGCCTGGTCGGCTGCCAGGACGGCACCGTCGTGACGGTGTACTCCTTCGGCGTCCGGGACCACCGCGTCCGCCACCTGTGGGCGATGCGCAACCCCGAGAAGCTGCGCTCCTGGGCGACGGCCCCGGCCGCGTGA
- a CDS encoding carboxymuconolactone decarboxylase family protein, protein MTTTEDTTTTAAEQDGTRSRLPDPTGLYPELTALSAAVQKALRNGPVPQATLALMRLRTAQVIGSTYHGVAATDALRKAGEEERRITAVATWQSAPCFTDPERAALELAEAVLTPNPFGDRVSDDLFARLSRHYDTDEIWNLTMALGHFSLFTPVALVGKPVPGRPPGRNYTD, encoded by the coding sequence ATGACCACCACCGAGGACACGACCACCACCGCCGCGGAGCAGGACGGGACGCGGTCCCGCCTGCCCGACCCCACCGGGCTCTACCCGGAGTTGACGGCCCTCTCCGCCGCCGTGCAGAAGGCGCTGCGCAACGGCCCGGTCCCGCAGGCCACCCTCGCCCTGATGCGCCTGCGCACCGCACAGGTGATCGGCAGCACCTACCACGGCGTCGCGGCGACCGACGCCCTGCGCAAGGCCGGTGAGGAGGAGCGGCGCATCACGGCCGTGGCGACCTGGCAGAGCGCCCCCTGCTTCACCGATCCCGAGCGTGCCGCGCTGGAACTCGCGGAGGCCGTCCTCACCCCGAACCCGTTCGGGGACCGGGTGAGTGACGACCTGTTCGCCCGGCTGTCCCGGCACTACGACACCGACGAGATCTGGAACCTCACCATGGCCCTGGGCCACTTCAGCCTGTTCACCCCGGTCGCCCTCGTCGGCAAGCCGGTGCCCGGCCGGCCCCCGGGGAGGAACTACACCGACTGA
- a CDS encoding ABC transporter ATP-binding protein, with the protein MYELSGVTKRYTRGKAAVHALDGVDLTIADGDRLVIQGPTGGGKSTLLQMLGALDRPSSGRIVLDGTDLATLPEARLTRVRSESIGFVFQSFNLIPTLTAQENVETALVPLGVKAKERREKAAEALASVGLGERLGHLPGEMSGGQQQRVAIARALVKQPKVLLADEPTGNLDESTRDEIMDVLDRMWKELGLTFVMVTHDSAIARKAPRVATIRKGRITVKENASA; encoded by the coding sequence ATGTACGAACTCAGCGGCGTCACCAAGCGCTACACCCGCGGCAAGGCCGCCGTGCACGCCCTCGACGGCGTCGACCTGACCATCGCCGACGGCGACCGGCTGGTCATCCAGGGCCCCACCGGCGGCGGCAAGTCCACCCTGCTCCAGATGCTGGGCGCCCTCGACCGGCCCAGCTCGGGCCGGATCGTCCTCGACGGCACCGACCTCGCCACGCTTCCCGAGGCCAGGCTGACCCGGGTGCGCAGCGAGAGCATCGGCTTCGTCTTCCAGTCCTTCAACCTGATCCCGACCCTGACCGCCCAGGAGAACGTCGAGACCGCCCTGGTCCCGCTCGGCGTCAAGGCGAAGGAGCGGCGCGAGAAGGCCGCCGAGGCCCTGGCCTCCGTCGGCCTCGGCGAACGCCTCGGCCACCTCCCCGGCGAGATGTCCGGCGGCCAGCAGCAGCGCGTCGCCATCGCCCGCGCCCTGGTGAAGCAGCCGAAGGTGCTCCTCGCGGACGAACCCACCGGAAACCTCGACGAGTCGACCCGTGACGAGATCATGGACGTGCTCGACCGCATGTGGAAGGAGCTGGGCCTCACCTTCGTCATGGTCACCCACGACTCGGCGATCGCCCGGAAGGCCCCCCGCGTGGCCACCATCCGCAAGGGCCGCATCACCGTCAAGGAGAACGCCTCGGCTTGA
- a CDS encoding L,D-transpeptidase, translated as MTDGKRRKGLAAASALLGGVLVLSACSSSDADTSGGGDKTSQAEVDEAAAKKTSEAQIKITPKGGSDNASINNSAGVTVSKGTLTEVKMTASDGTEVKGEISADKTSWKPGGQLERATKYQITATAQDSEGRAAHENASFTTVSPQNSFIGTFTPDDGKTVGVGMPVSINFDKQITDKAAVQKGITVNSSSGQEVACHWFSTQRMDCRPKDYWQEGSTVTLKLALDGVQGADGVYGVQQKSVTFKIGRNQVSYVDAKTKQMKVTQDGKTVKTIPISAGSPDNKTYEGQMVISEKYKETRMDGSTVGFTDDDGKGEYDIKDVPHAMRLSTSGTFIHGNYWGKGIFGSVNTSHGCVGLADAKGANDPNTPGAWFYNNSIIGDVVVVQNTGDKTIAPDNGLNGWNMDWAQWKAGSAV; from the coding sequence ATGACGGACGGTAAGCGGCGCAAGGGCCTGGCGGCCGCGTCCGCACTGCTCGGCGGTGTGCTGGTGCTCTCGGCATGTTCCAGTAGCGACGCCGACACCTCCGGGGGTGGGGACAAGACGTCGCAGGCCGAGGTCGACGAGGCGGCGGCCAAGAAGACGTCCGAGGCACAGATCAAGATCACGCCCAAGGGCGGCTCGGACAACGCCTCCATCAACAACTCCGCCGGCGTCACCGTGAGCAAGGGCACGCTCACCGAGGTGAAGATGACCGCCTCGGACGGCACCGAGGTCAAGGGCGAGATATCCGCCGACAAGACCAGCTGGAAGCCCGGCGGTCAGCTGGAGCGCGCCACCAAGTACCAGATCACGGCGACGGCGCAGGACTCCGAGGGCCGCGCCGCCCACGAGAACGCGTCGTTCACCACGGTCTCCCCCCAGAACAGCTTCATCGGGACCTTCACCCCGGACGACGGCAAGACCGTCGGCGTCGGGATGCCCGTGTCGATCAACTTCGACAAGCAGATCACCGACAAGGCCGCCGTCCAGAAGGGCATCACGGTCAACAGCAGCAGCGGCCAGGAGGTCGCCTGCCACTGGTTCTCCACCCAGCGCATGGACTGCCGCCCCAAGGACTACTGGCAGGAGGGCTCGACCGTCACCCTCAAGCTGGCCCTCGACGGCGTCCAGGGCGCCGACGGCGTCTACGGCGTCCAGCAGAAGTCGGTCACCTTCAAGATCGGCCGCAACCAGGTCTCCTACGTCGACGCGAAGACCAAGCAGATGAAGGTCACGCAGGACGGCAAGACGGTCAAGACCATCCCGATCTCGGCCGGCTCCCCGGACAACAAGACCTACGAAGGCCAGATGGTGATCTCCGAGAAGTACAAGGAGACCCGGATGGACGGCTCGACCGTCGGCTTCACCGACGACGACGGCAAGGGCGAGTACGACATCAAGGACGTGCCGCACGCCATGCGGCTGAGCACCTCCGGCACCTTCATCCACGGCAACTACTGGGGCAAGGGCATCTTCGGCAGCGTCAACACCAGCCACGGCTGCGTGGGCCTGGCCGACGCCAAGGGTGCCAACGACCCGAACACGCCCGGCGCCTGGTTCTACAACAACTCGATCATCGGTGACGTGGTCGTCGTCCAGAACACCGGCGACAAGACCATCGCCCCGGACAACGGCCTCAACGGCTGGAACATGGACTGGGCCCAGTGGAAGGCGGGTTCGGCGGTCTGA